From a single Nostoc edaphicum CCNP1411 genomic region:
- a CDS encoding DUF6174 domain-containing protein, with protein sequence MHLPIIISAAILLSLGLNLPVMSETTVEISQLTTNNNLNLRRLRFNRRLWNQANISNYRYTFSNSCFCIPDARGPVVIEVRNGQTTSITSVATGQPVNQQFFQKYKTIPKLFNVIQDAINRNAFSLDIGYDHKLGYPTRINIDYNSQIADEEIFLTIENFEKIK encoded by the coding sequence ATGCATTTACCTATCATTATTAGTGCAGCAATATTGCTATCTCTAGGTCTAAACCTACCAGTGATGTCTGAAACTACCGTAGAGATATCACAACTTACAACGAATAATAACTTGAATCTAAGACGATTAAGATTTAATCGCCGTTTGTGGAATCAGGCAAATATTTCTAACTATCGATATACATTTAGCAACAGTTGCTTTTGTATACCAGATGCTAGAGGCCCAGTAGTCATTGAAGTACGTAATGGCCAAACAACTTCAATCACTTCTGTCGCTACAGGTCAACCCGTTAATCAGCAATTCTTTCAAAAATATAAAACAATTCCTAAGCTTTTTAATGTGATTCAAGATGCGATCAACCGTAATGCATTCAGCTTGGATATAGGCTACGATCATAAACTCGGCTATCCAACCCGAATTAATATTGATTACAACAGTCAAATAGCTGATGAAGAAATATTTTTGACAATTGAGAATTTTGAGAAAATTAAATAG